The following nucleotide sequence is from bacterium.
CTTATTAGAAGAGGTCGCAGCGCCGAATCTCTCCGCGGCCCGAGCTTTCGCTTTTGCCGCCTCCTCTTCTCGGTTCTTCGCCGGCGCGTTGGTGTCGAGCGAACAGAGCAGGCGAGTCGAAACGCCGGCGATTTCGTCCACTGCAGCCTGGAACGCGCCTTCGTTTGCCTTCGACGGTTTCGAAAACCCGCTGATTTTTCTCACGTACTGAAGCGCCGCGGCCCGAATTTCCTCGACCGTGGCGGGTGGATGGTAATTGAAGAGCGTTCTGATGTTCCTGCACATTGGAGCTGCTCCTCCTCGAATAGGCCGGTCCGCTAGGACACCGCCCACACGGCCTGCAGCAGACCGCTCGCCCGGCCCCGGCCAACGTAATAGGCCCACAACTTGGCGACGTGGCGGTTCCGGTCGAATGCCCGCAGGAAGCCGGCGATCTCATCCCTACTCAACGGAACGACCGGCCCGAGCGCGGCGGCCCGGTACATCGCCTCGGCATTCTCGACGAAATGCACGCAATCGACCAATACGGCCGGCACCGACTCCGCCGTGACCACCTGGCCGTGGGCCCGCAGCAGCATGGCGTGATGCTGCCCGAGAGACGCCGCCGCGGCGCGGCCCCGCGCCGGAGTGCTGACATGGCTCGGGTCGGGATGGATCGGGATGCCGTCCGCCCACCGCGCCGCGTGGTTCTTGATGGGTCTGAGCGGGATGCCGTCGACCAGGGTAAACACGGTCGCGACGTCATCGTGGAAATGCGCGACCGCGTGCACGTCACCGCGGGCACGAAAGATCTCGCAGTGCAGATGAACTTCCGCGGGCGGCCGCAGCCCCGCGGGGCCGGTCTCTACCGAGCCGTCGAAGTCGCAGATCAGCAAGTCGTCGGGTCCCAGATCGGCACGGCTCTGGTCGAAGGATTGAACCAGGAGCGCTTCCCGTCCAGGCAACCGGGCGGCGAGGTGGCCGCTGTACCCCAAGATCCCCAAATCGTTGAGGAGCAGCGTGCACGCGGCGACCTGCTCGCGCAACCTCCGCTCGATCGCCTCGGCCCGCACGTCCGTCTACGCTTCGGCAACCATCAGGTCGAGCGGCACCTGAGTCCCCAATCGCTCGTTGCCCGAATCTGTGATGATGAACGTGTGGCCGAAGAAGAGCCCCAGCAATCCATCCGGGGTGATCGGGTTGGGCTCGAGCATCAGGGTCATTCCGGGCTTCATGACCTTGTCCTCCGGATCGGCGTGAACGGCCTCGACCGAGACGTCCGGGGCGTGGCTGACCAGGTCCAGGCCATGCAGGATCGTGGGGCGCGATTGGTACCCCTTTTGGCGGAAGAACTGTGCCTTCTCGCGCAGCCCCTCAAACGAATTGCCGGGGCGGAGCTCCGCCGCCAGCAGATTGAACCCAGGGAGCACGACCTCGTCGAACATCCGCCGCACCTGATCCGTCGGAGCACCGACGCAAATGGGCACTCCCACTTGAGCCGTATATCCCTCATAGCCTGCCGCGAGTTCGTTGAGGACAAGATCTCCTCGCTGCAGCCGGCGGGCGGACGGGCGTGGGCTCCCGAAGACCATCCGCGGGCGATCCATGGGCGTCGACCCGATGATCAGGAAGTCGATCTCCCCGCCCCCTGCGAGGATCGCGTGAGCCGCGGCGGCCTTGAGGGCGTACTCCGGCACCCCCGGCCGCGCCGCCTCGACCATCGCGAGGGTCGCGGCTGCGCACAGGTCGCCCGCCCGGCGAACCCGCTCCAGTTCCTCGGCGCTCTTCATGACCAGGAACTCGTGGAAGAAGTCGCCGACGAACTCCATCCGCGCCGCCGGGAGCGCCTCGGTCAGCGTTCGGTACTGGTTCACCGGCAGGTAGTCGCCGTACCGGGGATCGATCACCGTGATGCCCAGCCGTCCCTCCTCGAGCTGTAACTCCCGGATCCGCTCCACGAGGATCTGGGCGAACTGCCCCCGCCCGGCCGGCCGCACGTCCTTCACCGCGACGGCGCGGCGAATCGCCTCGATGTGCGTGCCGCCCATCCCATACAGCAGCGTAGGGTCGCCCTCGCGGGGGACGAGCAGGTAGAGCGTGAGCGCGTGCCATTCCCGGTGATTGGTCAGCCAGAACAGCCCGCTTCCGTAGGACCAGTGATTCGGCCCGCCGCAGACGATCAGGCCGTCGAGCCCCATCCGGTCCATCTTGGCCCGGGTCCGCTCGTACCGGCGGCGGTACTCACCCTCGGAGAACCGCTCATACACGGCATCTTCGTAGTACGGGGTGCCCCGCATCCGGGCAAACGTCGCGCCCTGGTCGAGCGTGGATCGGATGGCGTCAAAGCCGGCGTCCTGCACTCCCGCGCCTCCCGAGTCGTTGATCACTGCCACCGCGCATCCCCGGTCCACCGGCCCAGCTTCGTCATCGTCGCGGTGATGAAGCCCAACTGCACGACCTGATCGTAGGTCGGCTTGATATCGGGCGTGATCGTGCCGATCCGGGTCTCCTCGTCCAGGCCGGCCTCGACCACGCTCTTCTGCAGTCCCTCGTTCACCGGCCAGATGCCCCGCGCCGCCAGCACATCGTAGGTGCGTCCGACAATATCCCGGTCGAACTTCGTGTACTTGACGCCGATCTCGACCGTGCGGTCACGGTTCTTGTAGATGAACCGGTTGGCCTCCACCAACGCCGACACGGCATCCTGCAGCAGCTTGGGGTCACCCCGCATCACGTCGCCGGTGGTCACGTAGGCGGCGTACCACCCTTTGGGAAGCACGTCGGAGAGGTAGGCCAGGACGTGCAGCGAGGGTTTGACTTTCGCCGCCTCAAACACCTGGTCGACGTGGATGACGAACGCATCCACCTGGCCGGTCGCGAGAGCGGGGACCCGCGAGCCCGTCGCGATGCTGACATACTGGACGTCCCGCGGCGTGAGGCCGCAGGTCTGCATCACCGCCCTGGCCATGGTCTCGGCATAGGCCCCGACACCGCCGGGCGTCCCGATCTTTTTCCCGCGCAGGTCTTCGCACCGCTTGATCTCGGCCTGGGCCACCATCGCCACGGGGTGTTTCGTGGCGTACGTCGCCACGGCCTTAAAGTCCCCTCCGCGCGCGGCCGCCGCGATGAACGGGGGGACGCCGGGGGCCGCGAGCTGAACCTCGCCGCGTCCGCCGATGAGGGCGCGGAGCGCAGCCACGCCGCCTTCGAACGTAAAGATCTTGACCTCGATGCCGTACTTGGCGAAGATCCCCGCATCCAGGGCCACCCACGGCGGGATGTGGACAAGATTGGGCGGGGTCGTCGGCATCGCCAGGCCCAACACCCGCAACTTCGGCTGCGCGGCCGCCATCCCGCCGAGCCCGGCGATCATGGCGGCGATAGCGATCACGGCGATCAGATGCCCCATCCACGTTCTCGACATGTGCGCTGCCCCTCCCGGAATGTCGTGTGTGCCGGTTACTCGTGCTGGGCCACGTGCAGCCACGGCGCGAGCGACCGCTCGATTCTTCGCAGCAGGCTCGTCAGGCCGATCCCGAGGACCATCAGCACCACGATCGGCACAAACAGGCGGTCCGTGCGGAAGTTGTTGGCGTACTGCACGATCATGTACCCCAAGCCGGTGATCGCCGTGTAGAACTCGGCGACGATCATCCCGACCAGTCCCCGCCCGATGCCGAGCCGGATCCCTGCGAGGATGTACGGCGCGGCGGACGGCACCATGAGGTCGCGCCACATCGACCATTCGCCGGCGGAGAAGGAACGGGCGACCTCGAGCAGCTTGGCATCGGTGTTCTTGACCCCCTGGAAGGTGTTGATCAAGATGGGAAAGACGCAGAAGAGGAAGACGAGGATCACCTTGGCCTTCACCTGAAACCCCGCCCACAGGACGATCAGCGGGATCAGGGCCACCGTCGGCGTCGAGTACAGGGCGTTGATGTATGGCTCCAGCGCGTACTCGACCGCGGCCCGCCTGCCCATGACGATGCCGAGCGGGATCCCGATCGCGATCGCGAGCCCCAGCCCGAGCGCCAGGACCACGAGGCTGCCCTGGAGGTAGAACCACAGCTCCCCGGTGCGCGCGAGTTCGACGAACGCTCTCGCGATCTGTGACGGATACGCGAAGATGACCGTATGGATCGTGCGGCCGTAGATCTCCCAGGCTGCCAGCCCGACGAGGACGGACGCGACTCGGATCACCGCGGGAGAGACCACCCCCCTCATGATGGCGCCGAGCCCGCCGTCACTTCCGGCCTCAACTGGTTCCAGATATAGCGGCGAAGGACCGCGTACCGGGGAGACGCGCGCACGGCCTCGGGATCGCGCGGCCGCGGGATGTCCACGTCGAGGAGTTCTTTGATGCGGCCGGGCCGCTGCGTCATCAGGGCGACACGGTCTCCCAGGATGATCGCTTCATCGATGCTGTGGGTGACGAACACCAGGGTTTTCCGCTGGATCCGCCAGAGCCGAAGCAGCTCCTCCTGCATCACCTCGCGCGTCTGCGCGTCGAGGGCGCCGAACGGCTCGTCCATCAGGAGCGCGCCGGGGTTCACCGCAAAGGCGCGGGCCAGCCCCACGCGCTGCTGCATCCCGCCCGACAGCTGATAGGGGTAGTGTCGCTCGAAGCCCGTGAGGCCGACCAGCTCGATACAGCGCGCGACGGTCGCCCGGCTCTCCTGATCGAGCCGCTTCCGCACGCGCAACCCATAGGCCACATTGTCATACACGGTTTTCCAGGGGAACAGCCCGAAATGCTGAAAGACCATGGCGACGTCCCGCCTGGGGGCGACGATCTCCGTCCCGTCGACGAGCACCCGCCCGCTGTCGGGGCGGCTGAGCCCGTCGATGATTCGGAGGAGCGTCGTCTTCCCGCACCCGCTCGGCCCGATCACGCAGAGCACTTCGTTTGGACGGACCTCCAGCGTGCACTCCTGGAGCGCCGCCCCCGCGCCCTGCCGGAAACTCTTGCACACCCGCTCCACGGCGATCCGGGGCCCGGCGGGGACGGCCGCTTGGCCGGGGACGGCCGCGGGGTCTAGGCGGGCTTGATCCTGTATCATGTGCGTACGTTGCACGTTCGCGCGCCGCGCGCCCCGCTCCTGTACGCCGCCCCGTGCGCCGTTCGCTCTGGGAGGGCGCCGCCGGCGCAGGCGGTTTGACGATCCGTGGAGAAAGGGTCCGAGCCCGGGCCGTGCGCGCGGAGGCGATCTGCGCGTGGACGCCCCGGAGACCCGGGACCGTTGCGTGAGGAGGTCGGTATGGAGTCAGTCAGGCAGTCTCTGTCCGTGCGTGCGCACCGCGCCCGCTCCCTGCTCTCCGCGGCGGCGGGCGTCATCGCGGTGTTCCTGCTCGGCCTGCCCGTCATCGGGGCCGACGTTGCGCTGCCGCTCCCGAACGTGGACATTCCGCCCGCCAAGGGGAAGACGGGATCCTTCGACATCATCGAGATCGACCAGGCCGCCCACTTGATGTACGTGGCCGACCGGACGACCGGGGGCGTGGACATCTTCGACATCTCCACCCCCTCGGCCAAGTATCTTCAGACAATCGCGACCGGGAGTCCACCGAACGGTGTGTCATTGGCCAAGAATGTGAACAAGGTGTTCGCCGGGACCAACGACAGCAACATCGCTATCATCGACATCAACCCCGCCTCCTCCACCCGTAACACCGTGATCGCCCGCCTGTCGTCCGGTGGCAAGAAGCGGGTGGATGAAATGGACTATGACGCCAAAGACAAGAAGCTCTACGCGGCCAACAGCGACGACGGATTGGTCACCTCGGTCGATGCCGTCAAGAACACGATTATCAAGCAGTTCAAGAATCTCGGAGAGGGTCTCGAGCAGCCGCGCTACAACGCGGCCGACGGCATGATGTACATGACGAGTTCCGACCAGAACGCCGTCTACCAATTCGATCCGGTGACGGACGCGCTGGTCGGGAAGCACAATGTCGGGGCCGACTGCGACCCGAACGGCCTGGCGATCAATCCGAGGACAAACCAGGCTCTGCTGGGATGCTCGAACAAGAAAACCCCGATCACAGTGCTGTGGGACTTGAAGACGCACGCGGTCATCGCGAAGTTTGACCAAGCCGGTGCTGGGGATATGGCATTCTACAGTCCAAAGACGAACCTGTGGTTCTTCGCGGCGTCCAACTTTCCCAAGGGAGCAGCCCTCGCGGTCTTCGGCGGGTCGCCGGTCCGCTGGCTCGCCAACCTGCCGACGGCGGTGGGGAGCCACGCCGTCGCCTTCGACGAG
It contains:
- a CDS encoding DUF2277 domain-containing protein, encoding MCRNIRTLFNYHPPATVEEIRAAALQYVRKISGFSKPSKANEGAFQAAVDEIAGVSTRLLCSLDTNAPAKNREEEAAKAKARAAERFGAATSSNKN
- a CDS encoding class II aldolase/adducin family protein; the protein is MRAEAIERRLREQVAACTLLLNDLGILGYSGHLAARLPGREALLVQSFDQSRADLGPDDLLICDFDGSVETGPAGLRPPAEVHLHCEIFRARGDVHAVAHFHDDVATVFTLVDGIPLRPIKNHAARWADGIPIHPDPSHVSTPARGRAAAASLGQHHAMLLRAHGQVVTAESVPAVLVDCVHFVENAEAMYRAAALGPVVPLSRDEIAGFLRAFDRNRHVAKLWAYYVGRGRASGLLQAVWAVS
- a CDS encoding M24 family metallopeptidase; the encoded protein is MAVINDSGGAGVQDAGFDAIRSTLDQGATFARMRGTPYYEDAVYERFSEGEYRRRYERTRAKMDRMGLDGLIVCGGPNHWSYGSGLFWLTNHREWHALTLYLLVPREGDPTLLYGMGGTHIEAIRRAVAVKDVRPAGRGQFAQILVERIRELQLEEGRLGITVIDPRYGDYLPVNQYRTLTEALPAARMEFVGDFFHEFLVMKSAEELERVRRAGDLCAAATLAMVEAARPGVPEYALKAAAAHAILAGGGEIDFLIIGSTPMDRPRMVFGSPRPSARRLQRGDLVLNELAAGYEGYTAQVGVPICVGAPTDQVRRMFDEVVLPGFNLLAAELRPGNSFEGLREKAQFFRQKGYQSRPTILHGLDLVSHAPDVSVEAVHADPEDKVMKPGMTLMLEPNPITPDGLLGLFFGHTFIITDSGNERLGTQVPLDLMVAEA
- a CDS encoding ABC transporter substrate-binding protein; this encodes MSRTWMGHLIAVIAIAAMIAGLGGMAAAQPKLRVLGLAMPTTPPNLVHIPPWVALDAGIFAKYGIEVKIFTFEGGVAALRALIGGRGEVQLAAPGVPPFIAAAARGGDFKAVATYATKHPVAMVAQAEIKRCEDLRGKKIGTPGGVGAYAETMARAVMQTCGLTPRDVQYVSIATGSRVPALATGQVDAFVIHVDQVFEAAKVKPSLHVLAYLSDVLPKGWYAAYVTTGDVMRGDPKLLQDAVSALVEANRFIYKNRDRTVEIGVKYTKFDRDIVGRTYDVLAARGIWPVNEGLQKSVVEAGLDEETRIGTITPDIKPTYDQVVQLGFITATMTKLGRWTGDARWQ
- a CDS encoding ABC transporter permease, yielding MRGVVSPAVIRVASVLVGLAAWEIYGRTIHTVIFAYPSQIARAFVELARTGELWFYLQGSLVVLALGLGLAIAIGIPLGIVMGRRAAVEYALEPYINALYSTPTVALIPLIVLWAGFQVKAKVILVFLFCVFPILINTFQGVKNTDAKLLEVARSFSAGEWSMWRDLMVPSAAPYILAGIRLGIGRGLVGMIVAEFYTAITGLGYMIVQYANNFRTDRLFVPIVVLMVLGIGLTSLLRRIERSLAPWLHVAQHE
- a CDS encoding ABC transporter ATP-binding protein, whose product is MQRTHMIQDQARLDPAAVPGQAAVPAGPRIAVERVCKSFRQGAGAALQECTLEVRPNEVLCVIGPSGCGKTTLLRIIDGLSRPDSGRVLVDGTEIVAPRRDVAMVFQHFGLFPWKTVYDNVAYGLRVRKRLDQESRATVARCIELVGLTGFERHYPYQLSGGMQQRVGLARAFAVNPGALLMDEPFGALDAQTREVMQEELLRLWRIQRKTLVFVTHSIDEAIILGDRVALMTQRPGRIKELLDVDIPRPRDPEAVRASPRYAVLRRYIWNQLRPEVTAGSAPS